The following are encoded together in the Xanthobacter autotrophicus Py2 genome:
- a CDS encoding hypothetical protein (KEGG: gvi:glr3599 hypothetical protein), translating into MCAGGQDPRPARHEAIGERVRALALESGARPADHGFGFMFPALCGPAHRLTPEPRTLKDLARLAAAMAEPQDKLQDTVQDTLQDSPPPPRVRSAGDGDLPAAYTYLVEFLRNDLVWERRTPDAPGLGPDAFAPLPSLAGLLNRRSGGLDLDSIYDAPRDPQAVRRMLVGTVSPKPNGCPHSRPPRTGTANDLPRHPRSSEPGRDRAPRMSDARNDEHLILGQLHVAFLKAHNALIGSGLSFEAARRALRRRFQWMVLFDLLPKLCAPDVLENVMAQGPRLWRVERPAGLFMPVELSAAALVLAPSMRRASYDYNLNFRNVEHSALVTRNVLGGGRDRPETLPEHHVISWEGFLPFAAEAPQRARRLDTVISGAPESAQAVATHHLLRGFRLGLPTGQALARHLGLKPLKDDTLLAALPDHQRVAALPFCEATPLWFYILAEAGNPEGPAGRHLGPVGSRIVAEALWTLALHSDASILSQGSLPDFTRFSLSDLILLAAEEDGR; encoded by the coding sequence ATGTGTGCGGGGGGACAGGATCCGCGCCCGGCGCGCCACGAGGCGATCGGCGAGCGCGTGCGCGCCCTGGCGCTGGAATCGGGCGCCCGCCCCGCTGATCACGGCTTCGGCTTCATGTTTCCCGCCCTGTGCGGGCCGGCCCATCGCCTGACGCCGGAGCCGCGCACCCTGAAGGACCTGGCGCGCCTCGCCGCGGCCATGGCCGAGCCGCAGGATAAGCTCCAGGACACGGTTCAGGACACGCTTCAGGACAGCCCGCCGCCGCCGCGCGTCCGGTCGGCCGGCGATGGCGACCTGCCCGCCGCCTATACCTATCTGGTCGAGTTCCTGCGCAACGATCTGGTCTGGGAGCGGCGGACGCCGGACGCGCCGGGCCTCGGCCCGGACGCCTTCGCGCCGCTGCCTTCCCTCGCCGGCCTGCTCAACCGGCGCTCGGGCGGGCTCGACCTCGACAGCATCTATGATGCCCCGCGTGACCCGCAGGCGGTGCGGCGCATGCTGGTCGGCACCGTATCGCCCAAGCCGAACGGCTGCCCCCATAGCCGCCCGCCGCGCACCGGCACGGCCAACGACCTGCCCCGCCATCCGCGCAGTTCCGAGCCCGGCCGCGACCGCGCCCCACGCATGAGCGATGCCCGCAACGACGAGCACCTCATCCTGGGCCAGCTGCACGTGGCCTTTCTCAAGGCCCACAACGCCCTCATCGGCTCCGGCCTGTCATTCGAGGCGGCGCGGCGCGCGCTGCGTCGCCGCTTCCAGTGGATGGTGCTGTTCGACCTGCTGCCCAAGCTCTGCGCACCGGACGTTCTCGAAAACGTGATGGCCCAGGGCCCGCGCCTGTGGCGGGTGGAGCGCCCCGCCGGCCTGTTCATGCCGGTGGAATTGTCCGCCGCAGCTCTGGTGCTGGCCCCCTCCATGCGGCGCGCGAGCTACGACTACAACCTCAATTTCCGCAACGTGGAGCACAGCGCGCTCGTGACGCGCAACGTGCTGGGCGGTGGCCGGGACCGGCCTGAGACCCTGCCCGAACACCATGTGATCTCCTGGGAGGGCTTCCTGCCGTTCGCCGCCGAGGCGCCGCAGCGGGCGCGGCGGCTCGACACTGTCATCTCCGGCGCGCCGGAGAGTGCGCAGGCCGTCGCCACCCACCACCTGCTGCGCGGCTTCCGTCTCGGCCTGCCGACCGGCCAGGCGCTGGCGCGGCACCTGGGCCTCAAGCCGCTGAAGGACGACACCCTGCTCGCGGCCCTGCCGGACCACCAGCGCGTCGCGGCCCTGCCGTTCTGCGAGGCGACGCCCTTGTGGTTCTACATCCTGGCGGAGGCCGGCAACCCCGAAGGACCGGCCGGCCGGCATCTCGGCCCGGTGGGCAGCCGGATCGTGGCCGAGGCCCTGTGGACCCTCGCTCTCCATTCGGACGCGTCGATCCTCTCACAAGGCAGCCTGCCGGACTTCACGCGCTTCTCCCTGAGCGATCTGATCCTGCTCGCCGCGGAAGAAGACGGCCGCTAG